One region of Plasmodium vivax chromosome 7, whole genome shotgun sequence genomic DNA includes:
- a CDS encoding hypothetical protein, conserved (encoded by transcript PVX_098965A), with the protein MDVEYGGSRSFSRYMWRKEEKIPLSYNKKYGAEIEQAEGKDKKDSREDSRSTRPLFSNCNFYIDDFVSLFSLYNSCDKGHKGEGEEGVEEGVEEEGEEEGEEKEKEEEAEATAARESPSQRTALHRGEVSPHDEWNSFTNHAEERTVDRYYNSFNSQAKCSTPYNDCNLGGENNYVNFFGSDFERAELTKLQDRPIQDADMSLDRTPAKSNHYGLVETLEDKHTSRERNQFDTFMRSYERVHTNKRNVHASYINKKEQIEIMIIQNGGVIHNALTSKVTHIISNNMALGSKKYMDYKKAIKKSKVFIVADKYIFDCVKFQCRFPEQSYLPSLLRYNSRQITEFFPFKERSRRRRRAGGEVNTTGGGTPSIDASIARGETPSIDASIARGETPSVGASNTLAQNCAPAWAHHEEGGDPLLGDSPEKSPMGDDSPPGKRLTDGTPIDKHLLMLNMQMSYANVKKYIVCNSAEYFKRLRLIYLKKELKENAFPNVGPNLHINRNTFEDFSRKHRILSHLTEQEINWVKKKSQLNIKVKNVWENDIIHFFFDIVLRTKGQPEGGSAAVSGGGSAGGSEGGHNRLSSGNASEKLIESVSAYLHNSRLYILGNWNYISREFFKFEDINEGDKRKCVYLYIDFDNYFLNASVKGASEPYGKSKKIDNHEILCVCHSLKKEESYGIISATNYWGKKNKILKGMVKGEVTKMHRDNIRFVKYDFSNILRCSYLFLLVLINYSKNVRVLSVDESILQLFYETEEEIFSAAKQIAEDIYTLTNLSVSIGISSNLSMSRKALKFCKKRFLFFDYYHHFCIFIMGKYFLTGGTKGEINRGEHVHSGTPQRSFQKERAPEECNLHDVRGDQKGAARTEQGDTPVREENRAAGGHRLQNAPLSSEELEGLFDEYVAAGGSINATSNNTTSNCATSNYATSNCATPNCATSNYATSTPSDAYFLNAMKGKRDPRVDSLFNKFVQANRAHLEHMTNNFFDRVIHPVSRFFFFYNKNEHYLDVLRQLNYLNGQFVHFNIYHLPVDERAPALPCDDLPEAILKKLKKKDSDRIEGKKSINISVNYGVRFEYINDFYFLIYFMTKQLYIRLRIKKLKAKCLHVHFFLKEENENVNPVKYLGRGKVFRVSSRIKLSHYTDNFFVYFFKVIYSFDALASSLSDLRGVQMVCSDVVSTDALHALGRRSILFYFPLGGRESMKAEQEINMNAAQEVKLEAEQEVNMEAEQEVNMEAEQEVNMEAAKEVNMDAAKEAKTVAPNMRDAQVHPAWGKNGKEAAKRATHAPRHHRRNRGGNSKPRKPLPLIDGRHAKSILCYFFNTKKEAEDEKKVDMSSDKCIPFSFKSGAKKKKKKYNNYGGVRRATTPLPPSNCNMPKKIKITRNYKIFDFFPSILVKRKRQSSSAAEQNDHVDKLIDGNGLTTDKNIFDSIINKRVKKEAQIKEEFNCCYVSYRNILEHVMEKLKGLTTLREGQHVCANESANDAIFCHSYVIRSLYEMNRESERGVLYTYTKGIISSYISHYNNLFQKHDCRNDAADRYYLLKFVAAVVDSLCEELHRRRLLDVLHKFLKNFKHVWCFSCAEEAGEEKEERKESEKGEKGEKSKKSSFPPLFHRTMVKYGVY; encoded by the coding sequence ATGGACGTCGAGTATGGAGGTTCGAGGAGCTTCAGCAGGTACATGTGgcgaaaggaggaaaaaataccgCTGAGTTACAACAAAAAGTATGGCGCAGAGATAGAGCAGGCGGAGGGAAAGGACAAGAAGGATAGCCGCGAAGACTCGAGGAGCACTCGCCCGCTGTTCAGCAACtgcaatttttacattgACGATTTTGTAAGTCTCTTTTCGCTTTACAACTCGTGTGATAAGGGCCACAAGggtgaaggggaagagggagTGGAAGAGGGagtggaagaggaaggggaagaggaaggggaagagaaagagaaagaggaagaggcagaGGCAACGGCAGCGAGGGAGAGCCCTTCCCAAAGGACAGCTCTGCACAGGGGCGAGGTGAGCCCCCACGACGAATGGAACAGTTTCACCAACCATGCGGAGGAAAGGACAGTAGACCGCTACTACAACAGCTTCAACAGCCAGGCGAAATGCAGTACGCCCTATAACGACTGCAATTTGGGTggtgaaaataattatgttaatttttttggtagTGACTTTGAAAGGGCAGAATTGACAAAGCTACAGGATCGACCCATCCAAGACGCAGACATGAGCTTAGACAGGACCCCAGCAAAAAGCAATCACTACGGGTTGGTAGAAACTTTGGAAGATAAACACACAAGCAGGGAAAGGAACCAATTTGATACCTTCATGAGAAGCTACGAAAGAGTGCACACGAACAAGCGAAACGTTCATGCGTCTTACATTAACAAGAAAGAACAGATAGAAATAATGattatacaaaatgggggggttATACATAATGCCTTAACAAGCAAGGTGACGCACATAATTAGCAACAATATGGCATTAGGGTCGAAGAAATACATGGATTATAAAAAGGCAATTAAAAAGTCGAAAGTTTTTATAGTGGCGGATAAGTACATTTTCGATTGCGTCAAATTTCAGTGCAGATTTCCAGAGCAGTCCTACTTACCCTCGCTGCTGCGGTATAACAGTCGACAGATAACTgagttttttcccttcaagGAGAGGAGTAGGAGGAGGAggcgcgcggggggggaggtaaacacaacaggggggggcacaccTTCGATAGATGCTTCCATTGCGCGGGGGGAGACACCTTCGATAGATGCTTCCATTGCGCGGGGAGAGACACCTTCTGTAGGTGCTTCCAACACGCTTGCACAGAATTGTGCACCCGCTTGGGCCCACCACGAGGAGGGAGGCGACCCCCTTCTGGGAGACTCCCCGGAGAAGAGCCCCATGGGCGATGACTCCCCTCCAGGGAAAAGACTGACGGACGGCACACCCATCGACAAACACCTGCTAATGCTGAACATGCAGATGAGCTAcgcaaatgtgaagaagtacaTAGTGTGTAATTCGGCTGAGTATTTCAAAAGGCTGCGCTTAATCTAtttgaagaaggagctgAAGGAAAACGCCTTCCCCAATGTGGGCCCCAATCTGCACATCAACAGGAACACGTTTGAAGACTTCTCGAGGAAGCATAGGATATTGAGTCACCTCACTGAGCAGGAAATTAAttgggttaaaaaaaagagccagTTGAACATAAAGGTAAAAAACGTGTGGGAAAATGACATCATTCACTTTTTCTTCGACATTGTGTTGAGGACGAAGGGTCAACCTGAAGGGGGGAGCGCAGCAGTGAGTGGCGGCGGAAGTGCAGGCGGAAGCGAAGGCGGACATAACCGCCTCTCCAGCGGAAACGCCTCGGAAAAACTAATCGAAAGCGTGAGCGCCTACCTGCACAACTCCCGCCTGTACATTCTGGGAAACTGGAACTACATAAGTCGCgagtttttcaaatttgaggACATAAATGAAGGGGACAAGCGGAAGTGCGTCTACCTCTACATCGACTTTGATAACTACTTCCTAAATGCGAGTGTCAAGGGCGCATCTGAACCGTATggaaagagcaaaaaaatagataaccACGAAATACTGTGTGTGTGCCACAGcttgaagaaggaggagagttATGGAATTATAAGCGCTACCAActattgggggaaaaaaaacaaaatccTCAAGGGGATGGTAAAAGGAGAAGTCACCAAAATGCATAGAGACAACATCCGTTTTGTGAAATACGATTTTTCCAACATCCTAAGGTGTAGCTATTTGTTCCTGCTTGTCCTCATCAATTACTCAAAAAATGTGAGGGTACTATCAGTCGATGAGTCTATCCTCCAATTATTTTACGAAACTGAGGAGGAGATTTTCTCAGCGGCTAAACAGATAGCGGAGGATATTTACACCCTAACCAACCTCAGTGTGTCCATAGGAATTTCCTCCAACCTGTCAATGTCTAGGAAGGCTCtaaagttttgcaaaaaaaggtttttattttttgattattaccatcatttttgcatatttatcATGGGGAAGTATTTCCTCACGGGGGGAACAAAGGGGGAGATAAACCGTGGGGAGCATGTCCACAGTGGCACCCCACAACGTAGTTTTCAAAAGGAACGTGCTCCTGAGGAATGTAACCTGCATGATGTTAGGGGTGACCAGAAGGGAGCGGCACGCACCGAGCAGGGGGACACTCCAGTGAGGGAAGAGAATCGCGCCGCTGGGGGGCACCGCCTCCAGAACGCCCCACTCAGCAGCGAGGAGTTGGAAGGTCTGTTCGATGAGTATGTCGCGGCAGGGGGGTCGATTAATGCCACGTCTAATAACACCACGTCTAACTGCGCCACGTCTAATTATGCCACGTCTAACTGCGCCACGCCTAACTGCGCCACGTCCAATTATGCCACTTCCACCCCCTCCGATGCGTACTTCCTCAACGccatgaaggggaaaagggacCCCCGGGTGGACTCCCTCTTTAACAAATTCGTTCAGGCGAACCGAGCCCACTTGGAACACATGACGAACAACTTCTTCGACCGGGTCATCCACCCGGTAAGTagattcttctttttctacaATAAGAACGAGCACTACTTGGACGTATTAAGACAgttgaattatttaaatggccagtttgttcattttaacatttatcATTTGCCTGTGGATGAGAGAGCGCCTGCCTTACCATGTGATGACCTACCGGaagccattttaaaaaaattaaaaaaaaaagatagcgACCGAATTGAGGGTAAGAAGAGCATAAACATTAGCGTGAATTATGGAGTACGCTTCGAATACATTAAcgatttttatttcctcatttattttatgacGAAGCAGCTGTATATCCGTCTAAGGATTAAAAAGCTGAAGGCCAAGTGTCTACATGTGCATTTCTTTCTCaaggaggaaaacgaaaatgtCAACCCGGTGAAGTACTTGGGGAGGGGAAAGGTCTTCAGGGTGAGCAGCAGAATTAAGCTCAGTCATTATACGGACAattttttcgtatattttttcaaagtgATTTACTCTTTTGATGCCCTGGCTAGCAGCTTGAGCGACCTCAGGGGCGTTCAAATGGTGTGCTCCGACGTCGTCAGCACCGACGCGCTCCACGCACTTGGCAGGAGGAGCATTCTGTTCTActtccccttgggggggcGGGAAAGCATGAAGGCAGAGCAAGAGATCAATATGAATGCAGCGCAAGAGGTTAAGCTGGAGGCAGAGCAAGAGGTCAATATGGAGGCAGAGCAAGAGGTCAATATGGAGGCAGAGCAAGAGGTCAATATGGAGGCAGCGAAAGAGGTCAATATGGATGCCGCGAAAGAGGCCAAAACCGTCGCACCCAACATGCGAGACGCGCAAGTGCACCCCGCCTGGGGGAAGAACGGCAAGGAGGCCGCGAAAAGGGCGACGCATGCCCCGCGGCACCATCGCCGTAACCGTGGTGGGAACTCCAAGCCCAGGAAACCCCTCCCCCTGATCGATGGCAGACACGCGAAAAGCAtcctttgctattttttcaacacgaaaaaggaagcggAGGACGAGAAAAAGGTCGACATGTCGAGCGATAAGTGTAtccccttttcatttaaaagtggagcaaaaaagaagaaaaaaaaatataacaattatGGCGGTGTGAGAAGGGCGACGACTCCTTTACCGCCCAGCAACTGCAACATGCccaagaaaataaaaatcacaagaaattacaaaatttttgattttttcccGAGCATTTTGGTGAAgcgaaaaaggcaaagcaGTAGCGCTGCTGAGCAAAATGATCATGTGGACAAATTGATTGACGGAAATGGTCTAACGACGGACAAGAACATATTCGATAGTATAATTAACAAAagggtgaagaaggaggcTCAGATTAAGGAGGAATTTAATTGCTGCTACGTTAGTTATAGGAACATCCTTGAGCATGTGATGGAAAAACTGAAAGGCCTAACCACCCTGCGTGAGGGTCagcatgtgtgtgcaaacGAATCTGCGAATGacgccattttttgccactcCTATGTTATTCGCTCTCTCTATGAAATGAATCGAGAAAGCGAAAGAGGTGTCCTTTACACCTATACCAAGGGAATAATTTCTTCCTACATTTCCCATTATAACAATTTGTTTCAGAAGCACGACTGCCGAAATGATGCAGCCGATAGGTACTACCTCCTCAAATTCGTTGCTGCCGTTGTGGACAGCTTGTGTGAGGAGCTGCACCGCAGGAGGCTTCTCGACGTGCTTcacaaatttttgaaaaatttcaaGCACGTTTGGTGCTTCAGCTGTGCTGAAGAggcgggggaggagaaggaggagaggaaggaaAGCGAGAAGGGCGAAAAGGGCGAAAAGAGCAAGAAGAGCTCCTTCCCACCGCTATTTCACCGAACGATGGTGAAGTACGGCGTGTATTAG
- a CDS encoding prenylated protein, putative (encoded by transcript PVX_098970A) — translation MNLLAIILTRHVDDIIFLCSATDLNAYSFIKKKAFKEAAFFVARTIPSRIEYNTKEIITHESNTVFAIKFSDNICPVVIATDDYPERVAFYMINEIYMDFIRTIPKDVWSEVKQDNKVAFNLNSYLSKYKDPLTCDAIAQTNMKISENIEKVRITMDALIRNRENLDVLVDKSKDLSTTTKQLFKQSKKLKRKQCCRIM, via the exons ATGAATTTACTAGCCATTATTTTGACGAGACATGTAGATGATATCATTTTCCTTTGTTCCGCCACCGACTTGAATGC ATATTCTTTTATCAAAAAGAAGGCCTTCAAAGAAGCCGCATTTTTTGTAGCCAGGACAATTCCATCAAGG ATCGAATACAACACGAAGGAAATCATCACACATGAAAGCAACACAGTCTTTGCAATCAAATTCTCGGATAATATCTGCCCGGTTGTAATAGCCACGGATGATTACCCAGAgag AGTGGCCTTTTACATGATTAACGAAATTTACATGGACTTTATACGCACCATTCCGAAAGATGTCTGGTCGGAGGTAAAGCAGGACAACAAAGttgcttttaatttgaaTTCATATCTGTCCAAGTATAAG GACCCACTGACGTGTGATGCCATAGCCCAGACGAACATGAAAATTAGCGAGAATATT GAAAAGGTGAGAATAACTATGGACGCACTCATCAGGAACAGGGAAAATTTGGATGTCCTCGTCGACAAGAGCAAGGATCTTTCGA cTACGACTAAGCAGTTATTTAAGCAAAGCAAGAAACTTAAAAGGAAACAGTGTTGCAGGATTATGTGA
- a CDS encoding actin-like protein, putative (encoded by transcript PVX_098975A) → MKGPGRGRKTPTYSPITESLYLKLKDPLGPHVNLSNSLPSSEKKKKLHKRISFSSFSNTTCSDIQKLSSYLPIENNIILVTLGNYSFKVGLINKYDVKLQSLRVPQMEVIEPWKQLGYAHPPYQNYEIVEECLFHCFSNVYKINLKDKDLFIPFSSTNSTHDFSTLGDILFDTFQVQSVTFREPSFLSSLIILENLAKERQERQHGREALLYRDDQKDSSTPCNHTGDAVAMGGEKIKGELNAPRKKILGREPYPEECLANLHALNLFNFTAILVNIGSTKTTCTPVINGIPLPDLTSTYPIGGYDIDNQIYDEMKENQICQKDISMEAAKIAKEKRVFTPKSREDCGYLSLLYDQTPRNYLVSSFDLHFNKISSSAVASTEIFFSPSHLGNYLKTESYTQLHRYDVDEGFRLSGSPSWVPNLTVGESSPSCISKWTVGESSPSCISKSTVRESSPSCISKWTARESPPSWKASLSAALTQSTLPCVIYDTIQKCPIDTRKELFENIYLTGGSSIIRGFRERLQNELYDFVKRKNFYSNVCINVHAMRRRTLQKYATYSGAHYFLELFDYHNYKITRGDYQEYGDSVLERLSLQGGLLF, encoded by the coding sequence ATGAAGGGGCCGGGCAGGGGTCGGAAAACTCCCACGTACAGCCCCATAACGGAGAGCCTGTACCTCAAGCTGAAGGACCCACTGGGGCCGCACGTCAACTTAAGCAACTCCCTCCCGtcgagcgaaaaaaaaaaaaaactccacaAAAGGATAAGCTTCAGTAGTTTTTCAAATACCACATGTAGCGACATCCAAAAGCTGAGCAGTTACCTCCCCATAGAAAATAATATCATCCTGGTGACCCTGGGAAACTACTCTTTCAAAGTTGGGCTGATAAATAAGTACGACGTTAAGTTACAAAGCTTGCGGGttccccaaatggaagtGATTGAGCCATGGAAGCAGCTGGGCTATGCACACCCTCCTTATCAAAACTACGAAATAGTGGAAGAGTGCCTTTTCCACTGCTTCAGTAatgtatacaaaataaatttaaaagacAAAGATTTGTTTATTCCCTTTTCTAGCACGAACAGTACGCATGATTTTTCCACCCTGGGGGATATTCTCTTTGACACCTTTCAAGTGCAGAGTGTGACCTTCCGGGAGCCCTCCTTTCTCTCTTCCCTCATCATTTTGGAGAACCTGGCGAAGGAGAGGCAGGAGAGGCAACACGGCCGTGAGGCCCTCCTCTATAGAGATGATCAGAAGGACTCTTCTACACCATGTAACCACACCGGGGACGCGGTTGcaatggggggagaaaaaatcaaAGGGGAACTTAACGCGCcgcggaaaaaaattctgggGAGGGAACCCTACCCGGAGGAGTGCCTCGCCAACCTACACGCTTTAAACCTGTTCAATTTTACGGCCATCCTAGTCAACATCGGGAGTACTAAGACGACCTGCACACCGGTGATAAACGGGATTCCACTGCCCGACCTCACAAGCACCTACCCCATCGGGGGGTACGACATAGACAATCAAATTTACGATGAAATGAAAGAGAATCAAATTTGCCAAAAAGACATATCCATGGAGGCTGccaaaattgcaaaggagaaaagggtATTCACTCCGAAGAGTAGAGAAGACTGTGGTTATCTCTCCCTACTCTACGATCAAACTCCGCGTAATTATCTAGTTAGCTCATTCGATTTACactttaataaaatatcCTCCTCGGCAGTAGCCTCCACTGAAATATTCTTCTCTCCATCTCATTTGGGAAATTACTTAAAAACGGAGTCGTACACGCAGCTGCACAGGTACGATGTGGACGAGGGATTTCGTTTGAGCGGGTCCCCCAGTTGGGTCCCCAATTTGACCGTAGGGGAGTCCTCCCCCAGCTGCATCTCGAAGTGGACCGTAGGGGAGTCCTCCCCCAGCTGCATCTCCAAATCGACCGTAAGGGAGTCCTCCCCCAGCTGCATCTCGAAGTGGACCGCAAGGGAGTCGCCCCCCAGCTGGAAGGCCAGCCTGAGCGCCGCCCTCACGCAGAGCACCCTCCCCTGCGTTATATATGACACCATTCAAAAGTGCCCCATCGATACTCGAAAGGAACTCTTCGAAAATATTTACCTCACGGGGGGGTCCAGCATCATCAGGGGCTTTCGTGAGAGGTTGCAAAATGAATTGTATGACTTtgtaaagaggaaaaactttTACAGCAACGTTTGCATCAATGTGCATGCTATGCGGAGGAGGACGCTGCAGAAATATGCCACCTACTCGGGGGCCCACTACTTTTTGGAGCTGTTCGATTATCACAATTATAAGATCACGCGGGGGGATTACCAGGAGTACGGGGACAGCGTCCTGGAGCGCCTCAGCTTGCAGGGGGGGCTTCTCTTCTAG
- a CDS encoding Nucleotide-binding protein 1, putative (encoded by transcript PVX_098980A; Apicoplast targeted protein. Curated by Stuart Ralph, Walter and Eliza Hall Institute of Medical Research, Australia.) has product MFERLSKCCPFSYANRRGEALQMVSRKIYPHPSRMYHRLIRQAQKYTLRAVRWPLQMYAYTRRNAIPILIGSLAGLTISYLFANRREVRKCLACTVGRAIAKWKMRKCARHPEDGKNPRSSDEQGGKRGGRDEPGDGRDIPEECPGMENEQAGKSKVCEGCPNRKICNDPELKKEKEKEKNQIFNQVQENLKNVKYKILVLSGKGGVGKSTVATQLAFSLSYLNYDVGLLDIDICGPSVPVLTQTVSSDVNYSMNGWVPIYKNNLSIMSVGYLLPNFDDPVIWRGPKKNGLIKQFLCDVYWKSLDFLIIDTPPGTSDEHLTICSYLKNNLNGCIIVTTPHILSICDVKKEIEFCKKTNIPILGVVENMYQSVFVSKYTVDKMCAEMNVDYAGKITFDQKLIDACQHGVGCCDLDVRSSSSKEIFQLCKFFVQKILQNCLQVPDPSGESAQLAPSANVGSCHDGEETLQQNGKPDQENSEQVQMLRQLLNQISQLVEEDPQNE; this is encoded by the coding sequence ATGTTTGAGCGTTTATCAAAGTGTTGCCCATTCAGCTATGCAAACCGCAGAGGGGAGGCTCTACAAATGGTCAGTCGTAAAATTTACCCCCACCCCTCGCGCATGTATCACCGCTTAATACGGCAAGCGCAAAAATACACGTTGAGAGCAGTTAGGTGGCCCCTACAAATGTATGCGTACACGAGGAGAAACGCCATCCCCATTCTGATTGGGTCACTGGCAGGATTGACGATAAGCTACCTATTCGCCAACAGGAGGGAGGTGCGAAAATGTTTGGCGTGCACTGTAGGGAGAGCCATAGCCAAGtggaaaatgagaaagtgTGCCCGTCACCCCGAAGATGGCAAAAATCCCCGCAGCAGCGATGAACAGGGTGGTAAACGTGGCGGACGAGATGAACCGGGCGACGGGAGAGACATCCCAGAGGAGTGCCCGGGCATGGAGAACGAACAGGCGGGGAAGTCCAAAGTCTGCGAAGGGTGCCCCAACAGGAAAATTTGCAACGACCCAGAattgaagaaagaaaaggagaaggaaaaaaatcaaatttttaaccAAGTCcaggaaaatttaaaaaatgtaaaatataaaattttggtTTTATCCGGAAAAGGAGGAGTCGGAAAATCGACGGTAGCAACGCAGCTAGCCTTTTCCCTATCCTACCTAAACTACGATGTAGGTCTTCTAGACATTGACATTTGCGGGCCGTCTGTCCCAGTGCTCACTCAAACGGTGAGCTCTGATGTTAACTACAGCATGAATGGATGGGTTcccatttataaaaataatttatccaTCATGTCTGTAGGATATTTACTGCCAAATTTTGATGACCCAGTTATTTGGAGGggtcccaaaaaaaatgggttaaTTAAGCAATTTTTATGTGATGTATACTGGAAGAGTTtagattttttaattatagacACTCCCCCAGGGACTAGCGATGAACATTTAACCATCTGCtcctatttaaaaaataatttaaatgggTGCATCATAGTTACCACTCCACATATTTTATCCATTTGTGACGTTAAGAAAGAAATcgaattttgcaaaaaaacgaatatccccattttgggTGTAGTAGAAAATATGTACCAATCTGTTTTTGTCTCCAAATACACTGTAGATAAAATGTGTGCAGAGATGAACGTAGACTATGCCGGGAAGATCACCTTTGATCAGAAGCTCATTGATGCTTGTCAACATGGGGTTGGTTGCTGTGATTTGGATGTCCGCAGCTCATCCTCCAAGGAAATTTTTCAACTGTGCAAGTTTTTCGTTCAGAAGATTCTACAGAACTGTTTGCAAGTGCCCGACCCCTCAGGTGAGAGTGCTCAGCTGGCCCCTTCCGCGAACGTTGGCAGTTGCCACGATGGGGAGGAGACTCTACAGCAGAATGGAAAACCCGATCAGGAGAACTCCGAACAAGTGCAGATGCTCCGCCAGTTATTAAACCAAATTAGCCAGCTCGTTGAGGAGGACCCCCAAAATGAGTAG
- a CDS encoding DNA primase, large subunit, putative (encoded by transcript PVX_098985A) gives MIVRKRSINGTPVEKGRANEKKLQNITIKNYEISSNERKKNFFDYYGCIYPFNMPISLYKYPPIFGYCSLSDFQEIGAKRLALLQFLDTCTISGEEERDSFNAKGRMEKDTSVGNYNDSKNKQIRQKIFEYKFGIQSMKNYSKEEMENIIMTDLLSHYILRIAFAKDKEKQQWFLKQELKLFIFRLNELKNINVLNAHNLGESERGLIHLLKRENLNYEFLSKPVISSFGAKDEAWEKYTSFIPNRDTIEKVFKIPFFPDAYFLVKDHKVCVDKAIAYVPDIYLDAILVTQFKITIKESFKYLEQNEKLLLNVHNDSRISSFLAALPKAYVAKDYRQNYEHTQETRLMPQNLYSVYKQSFPPCMRRIFVNFLKEKHLKHWGRQQLWLFLKGAGMTLEENIQSNRSIWLQPDKFDKEHRYTIRYMYGKEGKKTDFSPYNCSKIINNFPVPSSGDTHGCPFKNFDEAHLRSLLFFFGLSDEQIRNIMPLKRSNEYQMACVTFFMETHPGSSADGVGNHPNSYYIESRKYYKAKATNGASGTGAEKATGS, from the exons ATGATCGTGCGAAAGAGGTCCATCAACGGCACGCCAGTCGAAAAGGGAAGGGCAAACGAGAAGAAACTCCAAAACATTACCATAAAGAACTACGAAATCAGCAGCaatgaaaggaagaaaaactttTTTGATTACTACGGGTGTATATACCCTTTCAATATGCCCATAAGCCTGTACAAGtacccccccatttttgggTACTGCAGTTTAAGTGACTTCCAAGAAATAGGAGCGAAGCGACTGGCCCTGTTGCAGTTCTTGGACACCTGTACCATCAgcggggaggaggaaagggACTCTTTTaacgcaaaagggaggatGGAGAAAGACACCTCAGTGGGAAACTACAAcgatagtaaaaataaacaaataagacaaaaaatttttgaatataaatTCGGAATCCAGTCGATGAAAAATTACAGCaaggaagaaatggaaaatataatcatGACGGATCTGCTATCCCACTACATCTTAAGAATAGCTTTTGCAAAGGATAAGGAAAAACAGCAGTGGTTTTTAAAGCAAGAATTAAAGCTATTCATATTTCGATTaaatgagttaaaaaatattaacgtACTGAATGCACATAACCTTGGAGAGAGTGAACGAGGATTAATTCATTTGTTGAAGagggaaaatttaaattatgagTTTTTATCCAAACCAGTGATATCCTCCTTTGGGGCCAAAGATGAAGCGTGGGAAAAATATACCTCCTTCATCCCTAATAGAGATACCATCGAAAAGGTATTTAAAATTCCGTTCTTTCCAGATGCCTACTTTTTAGTGAAAGACCACAAAGTGTGCGTAGATAAAGCCATCGCATACGTCCCAGATATTTACCTAGACGCTATTTTAGTCACCCAATTTAAGATAACCATTAAGGAGTCCTTTAAATATTtagagcaaaatgaaaagctgcTACTGAATGTTCATAATGACAGCAGGATATCCTCCTTCCTGGCTGCGCTGCCAAAAGCGTATGTGGCAAAGGATTACAGGCAGAATTATGAGCACACGCAGGAAACTAGGCTAATGCCACAGAACTTGTATAGTGTTTATAAGCAGTCCTTTCCCCCTTGTATGCGTAGAAtctttgtcaattttttaaaagagaaaCATTTGAAACATTGGGGAAGGCAACAGCTGTGGCTATTCTTAAAAGGGGCCGGCATGACCCTGGAGGAAAACATCCAATCAAATCGGTCCATTTGGTTACAACCAGATAAATTCGATAAGGAACATAGGTATACTATACGGTATATGTATGGGAAGGAGGGCAAAAAGACAGATTTTAGCCCCTATAATTGCtccaaaattataaataacttTCCTGTCCCTTCAAGTGGAGACACTCATGGGTGTCCTTTTAAGAACTTTGACGAGGCTCACTTGAGGAGCCTCTTATTCTTCTTTGGGCTGAGCGATGAACAGATCAGAAATATCATGCCTTTGAAAAGGAGCAATGAGTACCAGATGGCTTGCGTGACGTTTTTCATGGAGACGCATCCCGGCTCTTCTGCCGACGGGGTGGGCAACCACCCCAACTCGTACTACATCGAGAGCAGGAA GTACTACAAAGCGAAGGCAACGAACGGGGCGAGCGGAACGGGCGCGGAAAAGGCAACCGGCAGTTGA